In Pseudomonadota bacterium, one DNA window encodes the following:
- a CDS encoding 3D domain-containing protein encodes MFEATGYCNCAVCCDSETGITASGKVASSETVSADWDVLPEGTWVIIEGIGRRVVQDRGAAIRGNRLDVWFEDHAAALDFGRRQVMVKIEEG; translated from the coding sequence ATGTTCGAGGCTACCGGATACTGTAACTGCGCGGTTTGCTGCGATTCTGAAACAGGGATAACGGCCAGCGGCAAAGTGGCCAGCAGTGAAACTGTATCGGCTGACTGGGATGTATTGCCTGAAGGAACCTGGGTAATCATTGAGGGGATAGGGCGCAGGGTGGTACAAGATCGAGGGGCTGCCATTAGGGGGAATCGGCTGGATGTGTGGTTTGAGGATCATGCGGCGGCGTTGGATTTTGGGAGAAGGCAAGTAATGGTGAAAATTGAGGAGGGGTAA
- a CDS encoding ATP-binding protein gives MAVLPIKETTPKENLEDFIIYLHGMPGIGKSTFCSQFPNPIFAATEPGLNSLTTWNTPIPDWNTFLLFAKEISEGKHEFKTIIIDTVDNLYKYCLDFICQKNKINWPAEKDYGQGWAMVRDEFMRVITKLALLPYGLVAVSHTKFEEIKTRTGSYNKAVPTLSKQGNEIIMNLADITLYMDTTTEEGVESRVIKTKPSAYWTAKDKTKRNIPEIIELPIAKESEMFTIFSNAFYGIENNKGDK, from the coding sequence ATGGCTGTGCTGCCAATTAAAGAAACCACACCAAAGGAAAACCTTGAAGATTTTATCATCTACCTACATGGGATGCCAGGGATAGGTAAATCAACATTCTGCTCACAATTTCCAAACCCAATATTCGCTGCAACAGAACCAGGATTAAATTCATTAACCACATGGAATACACCCATTCCTGATTGGAATACCTTTCTGCTTTTCGCTAAAGAAATAAGCGAAGGGAAGCATGAGTTTAAAACGATTATCATTGACACCGTGGATAACCTTTATAAATACTGCCTTGATTTTATCTGCCAGAAAAACAAAATAAACTGGCCTGCTGAAAAAGACTATGGACAGGGCTGGGCGATGGTGCGGGATGAGTTTATGAGGGTTATAACCAAACTAGCTTTACTGCCTTATGGATTGGTTGCTGTATCCCATACCAAGTTTGAAGAAATCAAAACAAGGACAGGATCATACAACAAAGCCGTTCCTACCCTTTCCAAGCAAGGCAATGAAATAATAATGAACCTTGCTGACATTACCCTTTATATGGACACAACCACCGAAGAAGGAGTGGAAAGCAGGGTAATAAAAACCAAGCCTTCCGCTTATTGGACAGCAAAGGACAAAACAAAGCGTAACATCCCTGAAATAATTGAATTACCCATAGCCAAAGAGAGTGAAATGTTTACCATCTTTAGCAATGCCTTTTACGGCATAGAAAATAATAAGGGGGATAAATAA
- a CDS encoding endonuclease NucS, translated as MKGVVDMDYSEKDIEDYLADEDVLSEEFGLTYLQRQFQTSYGIIDILAYQEETNTLVVIEIKKGVIDENAVGQIMRYIGCMNDLIIHCKESDNPNDCFKNIDNVTGLLIGSKLSDNAISIIRHFDFLDFYSHNINMVIELSSESYTRTAESLLSDFKRLTETIQDRVKYAMDTFKKLAEYERDKANEATQPADQGDILDRS; from the coding sequence GTGAAAGGGGTAGTTGATATGGATTATTCAGAAAAAGACATTGAAGATTATCTTGCAGATGAAGATGTGTTGTCAGAAGAATTTGGCTTGACGTATTTACAGCGACAATTTCAAACAAGCTATGGCATAATTGATATTTTGGCCTATCAAGAAGAAACTAACACATTGGTTGTAATTGAGATTAAAAAGGGGGTTATAGACGAAAACGCAGTTGGGCAAATAATGAGATACATTGGGTGTATGAATGATCTAATCATCCACTGCAAAGAAAGCGATAATCCCAACGATTGTTTTAAAAACATTGACAATGTTACTGGTTTGTTAATAGGAAGTAAATTAAGTGACAATGCCATAAGTATTATTAGACATTTTGATTTTTTAGATTTTTATTCACACAATATTAATATGGTTATTGAATTAAGTTCTGAATCTTATACCAGGACGGCAGAATCGCTATTGTCTGACTTTAAAAGGCTAACAGAAACCATACAAGACAGAGTTAAGTATGCGATGGACACTTTTAAAAAACTTGCTGAATACGAGAGGGATAAAGCGAATGAGGCTACACAACCGGCAGATCAAGGCGACATTCTGGATAGATCCTGA
- a CDS encoding HNH endonuclease → MTQPTGRPRKLNKYQFDGDIVIGLTTNTGKEFLVDLCDLEKIKDFTWYENHEGYIETGLQKGAKRERVFLHRLLMGVHGQDWKKMQIDHINNDRKDNRKSNLRICDCGDNQLNKTKPRKDNTSGHTGVYREKRWGGAWMARISYRGKHISLGYFKNKDDAIKARAEAELFYYKDFCNLNPAIGWEG, encoded by the coding sequence ATGACACAGCCAACAGGTAGGCCAAGAAAACTTAATAAATATCAGTTTGATGGTGATATTGTCATAGGATTAACAACAAATACTGGTAAAGAGTTTCTTGTTGATTTGTGCGACCTTGAAAAAATTAAAGATTTTACGTGGTATGAAAATCACGAAGGGTACATTGAAACAGGCTTACAAAAAGGGGCGAAACGGGAGAGGGTATTTCTCCACAGGCTCCTTATGGGAGTTCATGGGCAAGATTGGAAGAAGATGCAAATCGATCACATAAATAACGACAGAAAAGATAATAGAAAATCCAATCTGCGTATTTGTGATTGTGGGGATAACCAGTTAAATAAAACAAAACCCCGTAAAGACAACACTAGCGGGCATACTGGCGTATACCGTGAAAAAAGATGGGGCGGGGCATGGATGGCCCGAATTAGTTATAGGGGGAAACATATAAGTTTGGGCTATTTTAAAAACAAAGACGATGCTATTAAGGCAAGGGCTGAAGCAGAATTGTTTTATTATAAGGATTTCTGCAATCTAAATCCTGCCATTGGGTGGGAGGGGTGA
- a CDS encoding TROVE domain-containing protein, which translates to MKTNKKPIDYRVDKTERVAGGYGSFAAKQGAEELLRRAVMACLLWEDNFYEDGVSSAINIKNLIPQVSPGKVFSIAVEAREKQKLRHIPLFIAREMARIDTHKGIVSELLPRIIKRADELTEFISLYWRDGRQSLSKQVKLGLAKAFHNFNEYQFAKYNRDEQIKLRDVLFMVHPHPGQKEDLFKKIAENELTVPDTWEVALSAGNDKRESWTRLIDEGKLGALAFMRNLRNMEQAQVSRSVMQKGFDTINPRWLLPLNYFAAAKHAPSWEREIESVMLRGLSQVPKLPGYTIFVVDVSGSMKQPVSDRSEFNRLDAAATMALIASETCEHISLYATAGDDGRRIHQTEKLKPRRGFALCEEVKNARGRLGGGGIFTRQCLEYIKEHETEKPDRIIIFSDSQDCDLPGRQIPKPFGDKNYIVDVSSHARGINYKGVWTAEISGWSEHFLNYIFAYEGLSVEDGQQ; encoded by the coding sequence ATGAAAACCAACAAAAAACCCATTGATTACCGAGTTGACAAAACAGAAAGAGTTGCCGGAGGTTATGGTTCTTTCGCTGCTAAACAGGGTGCAGAAGAACTCTTGCGGCGCGCTGTCATGGCCTGTCTTTTGTGGGAGGATAATTTTTATGAAGATGGGGTTTCTAGTGCTATTAATATCAAAAACCTTATCCCGCAAGTATCTCCGGGCAAAGTATTTTCTATTGCGGTTGAGGCAAGAGAAAAGCAAAAACTGCGGCATATTCCTTTGTTCATAGCCCGCGAAATGGCCCGGATTGATACACATAAAGGAATCGTTAGCGAACTTTTGCCGCGAATCATCAAAAGAGCCGATGAATTGACAGAGTTTATTTCGCTGTACTGGCGGGATGGCAGGCAGTCGCTATCCAAACAGGTAAAACTCGGATTGGCAAAAGCGTTTCATAATTTCAACGAATACCAATTCGCCAAATATAACAGGGACGAACAAATAAAACTTCGTGATGTGCTGTTTATGGTACACCCGCACCCTGGCCAGAAAGAGGATCTATTTAAAAAGATTGCCGAAAACGAATTAACAGTTCCCGATACCTGGGAAGTTGCATTGTCAGCAGGAAACGACAAAAGGGAATCATGGACACGCTTAATCGACGAAGGGAAGCTGGGGGCGCTGGCCTTTATGCGGAATCTGCGGAACATGGAGCAAGCACAGGTTAGCCGCTCTGTGATGCAAAAAGGATTTGATACTATTAACCCGCGCTGGCTTTTGCCTTTAAACTACTTTGCCGCCGCAAAACACGCTCCGAGTTGGGAAAGGGAAATTGAAAGTGTAATGCTGCGGGGTTTGTCCCAAGTACCGAAACTTCCCGGCTATACTATATTTGTGGTAGATGTTTCCGGGTCAATGAAACAGCCGGTTAGCGATAGAAGCGAGTTCAACAGATTAGATGCCGCCGCGACGATGGCTTTGATTGCTTCTGAAACCTGCGAACATATTTCCTTGTATGCAACTGCTGGGGACGATGGTAGAAGGATCCACCAAACAGAAAAACTAAAACCGCGCCGGGGGTTTGCGCTTTGCGAGGAAGTTAAAAACGCTAGGGGCCGGCTGGGTGGAGGCGGGATATTTACCCGCCAGTGCCTTGAATATATAAAGGAACATGAAACCGAAAAGCCGGATAGAATTATAATTTTCTCCGATAGTCAGGATTGCGATCTTCCGGGCCGTCAAATTCCGAAACCGTTTGGGGACAAAAACTATATCGTTGATGTTTCTTCTCATGCCAGGGGCATTAATTACAAAGGAGTCTGGACGGCAGAAATAAGCGGATGGAGTGAGCACTTCCTGAATTATATCTTTGCTTACGAGGGGTTGAGCGTTGAAGATGGGCAGCAATAA
- a CDS encoding PD-(D/E)XK nuclease family protein produces the protein MLLTNSSIGLFKNCRKAWHYRNNELLVPRLQNTARGIGSAVHKGLETGSVEDALALFAEAFPNSQDEADSLETNKAIVQAILEGYFGLYGRCFPEAEEYRAEQIFEVDIINPHTGAKSKSFTLSGKVDGLALIDGRWWLVEYKTAGQIGKSYIDKLSLDTQVTTYIHGIQTALEINIAGVIYRILRKPTIKQTKKETIYQYLDRLTADYKERPEFYFYSEKLYRSQDDLAEFKSELWDLTQDMLKCKRENLWYKNTSRCMDWGNCPYMPLCCQKPDAIDMYMRQEQNIELREDNNGCAAN, from the coding sequence ATGCTGCTAACAAATAGTTCAATCGGCTTGTTTAAAAACTGCCGGAAAGCATGGCATTACCGCAACAATGAACTGCTAGTACCGCGCCTTCAGAACACAGCTAGAGGCATAGGTTCAGCCGTCCACAAGGGACTTGAAACAGGCAGCGTTGAGGATGCCCTTGCCTTATTCGCTGAAGCGTTCCCAAACAGTCAGGATGAAGCTGACAGCTTGGAAACCAACAAGGCGATAGTACAGGCCATATTAGAGGGATACTTTGGATTATATGGCAGATGCTTTCCTGAAGCGGAGGAATACAGGGCAGAACAGATATTTGAAGTTGACATAATAAACCCGCATACAGGGGCAAAAAGTAAATCATTTACACTATCTGGCAAAGTGGATGGATTAGCTTTAATTGACGGCAGATGGTGGCTTGTGGAATACAAAACAGCGGGGCAGATAGGGAAAAGCTACATAGATAAGCTATCCCTTGACACACAGGTTACAACCTATATACATGGCATACAAACAGCATTAGAAATAAACATAGCAGGCGTAATATATCGGATACTGCGGAAGCCAACCATTAAGCAGACAAAAAAGGAAACCATCTACCAGTATCTTGACAGGCTGACAGCAGACTACAAGGAAAGGCCAGAGTTTTACTTCTACTCTGAAAAACTATACCGCTCACAGGATGATTTAGCAGAGTTCAAAAGCGAACTGTGGGATTTAACACAGGATATGTTGAAGTGTAAACGTGAAAACCTCTGGTATAAGAATACAAGTCGCTGCATGGATTGGGGAAATTGCCCCTATATGCCTCTTTGTTGTCAAAAACCTGATGCAATAGATATGTATATGAGGCAAGAGCAAAACATTGAATTAAGGGAGGATAACAATGGCTGTGCTGCCAATTAA
- a CDS encoding helix-turn-helix transcriptional regulator — protein sequence MKPVYATKRNKLATAVMRKLMSQTDFAKATGISIPYFNAIINGKCTTTEKTAHKIADYLNRDVGYFFVVEMHQRKRKQEQENEREELQ from the coding sequence TTGAAACCAGTATACGCTACAAAAAGGAACAAACTGGCAACCGCAGTAATGCGGAAATTGATGTCGCAAACAGACTTTGCAAAGGCTACAGGCATTAGCATACCTTATTTTAATGCGATCATCAACGGCAAGTGTACGACAACTGAAAAGACAGCTCATAAAATAGCAGATTACCTTAATAGGGATGTTGGCTATTTTTTTGTTGTCGAAATGCACCAAAGAAAGAGAAAACAGGAACAAGAGAACGAAAGGGAGGAGTTGCAATGA
- a CDS encoding helix-turn-helix domain-containing protein codes for MNHLTIIEAAKYLNRSTKTIRKYIKDGKLTAVMDEIPGGHRWMIPVESLEAFLVSPSTSNGITTVELQGVAPPQMGMEVLENLIMGMEVRLLEAIDARLEGMEKKKPSFWARLWGKG; via the coding sequence ATGAACCACCTAACCATCATCGAAGCCGCCAAATACCTCAACCGCTCAACCAAAACCATCCGCAAATACATAAAGGATGGCAAGCTAACAGCCGTCATGGATGAGATACCTGGTGGGCATAGGTGGATGATACCTGTGGAATCCCTAGAAGCGTTTTTGGTATCCCCTTCCACTTCCAACGGAATTACAACGGTAGAGTTACAAGGGGTTGCACCTCCCCAGATGGGGATGGAAGTGCTGGAAAACCTCATAATGGGGATGGAAGTCAGGCTGTTGGAGGCTATAGATGCAAGGCTGGAAGGGATGGAGAAGAAAAAACCTAGCTTTTGGGCTAGGCTGTGGGGGAAGGGTTAA
- a CDS encoding HNH endonuclease, with the protein MKEIPLTQGKVALVDDDDFEWLSQWKWCAIKHWNTFYAMRMSKTVNGKRENIQMHHAIIGKKEGLVTDHINGNGVDNRRENLRHVTHRQNGQNRHHEKTSKYLGVHWHKPLNKWLAQIQINGQKKHLGVFKDEQAAYHAYYNAVTALGETILVNREGTQCQ; encoded by the coding sequence ATGAAAGAGATTCCATTGACACAGGGTAAAGTTGCACTTGTGGATGATGATGACTTTGAATGGCTGAGCCAATGGAAGTGGTGTGCCATTAAACACTGGAATACTTTTTACGCCATGAGGATGTCAAAAACCGTAAACGGTAAAAGGGAAAACATCCAAATGCATCATGCGATTATCGGCAAAAAAGAAGGGCTTGTGACAGACCACATCAACGGCAATGGGGTAGATAACAGGCGCGAAAATCTCCGGCACGTAACCCACAGACAGAACGGGCAGAACCGACACCACGAAAAAACTTCAAAATACCTTGGCGTTCATTGGCATAAACCCCTTAATAAATGGCTGGCACAAATCCAGATTAACGGGCAAAAAAAGCATTTAGGTGTGTTTAAAGACGAACAGGCGGCATACCATGCTTACTACAACGCAGTTACCGCACTTGGTGAAACAATATTAGTTAATAGGGAGGGAACACAATGCCAATAG
- a CDS encoding helix-turn-helix domain-containing protein: MKPEELQRQGAYMKSLRNDRDMTLEDVEAKVVVNNSYLSQIERGIKRPGTDTLRKLSQCYGVPLNELLVRYKHTLPDEVPENKQEAIYRKMAEFKDKFNELQNLINGMYK; the protein is encoded by the coding sequence ATGAAGCCTGAAGAACTACAACGGCAAGGTGCATATATGAAAAGCCTGCGGAATGACAGAGATATGACTTTAGAGGATGTCGAGGCAAAGGTTGTTGTGAATAACTCCTATCTGTCCCAGATTGAACGTGGGATCAAACGCCCCGGTACTGATACGCTTCGCAAACTCTCACAATGCTACGGTGTGCCTTTAAATGAATTGCTGGTACGCTATAAGCACACCTTGCCTGATGAAGTGCCAGAGAATAAACAGGAAGCTATATATAGGAAGATGGCTGAATTTAAGGACAAGTTTAATGAGCTGCAAAACCTGATTAACGGAATGTATAAATAA